One part of the Glycine max cultivar Williams 82 chromosome 14, Glycine_max_v4.0, whole genome shotgun sequence genome encodes these proteins:
- the LOC100777491 gene encoding uncharacterized protein translates to MKNKKNESQNRGKPYPTPLNNYGNHPSNQRTTAIGFSGGSGSEPTTSSTKIFCYRCAEVVNREIKQVLQKVVQSNKKDWSKLLKDALWAHRTTYRTPLGLSPYRVVFGKACHLSVEIEHYAYWAMNGCNMTFDEAGIEMKLQLQELEEIHLEAYENSKTYKEKVKRFHDYRILRKVFHIDQKVFLFNSRLKLIFGKLRSRWDGPFVITNNSHGAVEIKNEVINKVNGHQLKLFHESPQVEEEFVANLSLVLPILCDDVP, encoded by the exons atgaagaacaagaagaatGAGTCCCAAAATCGGGGAAAACCATACCCGACCCCTCTTAATAATTATGGTAATCACCCCAGCAATCAGAGGACTACTGCTATAGGGTTTTCTGGTGGTAGTGGTAGCGAACCCACTACTTCCTCAACTAAGATATTTTGTTACAGGTGTG CGGAGGTTGTTAATAGAGAAATCAAGCAAGTGTTGCAGAAGGTAGTGCAGTCCAACAAGAAGGATTGGAGCAAGCTACTTAAGGATGCTTTATGGGCCCACAGGACCACTTACCGAACACCTTTGGGGTTGTCTCCCTATAGGGTGGTTTTTGGTAAGGCCTGCCACCTTtcagtggagattgagcactATGCTTATTGGGCAATGAATGGTTGTAACATGACATTTGATGAAGCGGGTATAGAAATGAAGCTTCAATTGCAAGAACTTGAGGAAATCCacttagaagcctatgagaactCCAAGACTTACAAGGAGAAAGTGAAGAGGTTTCATGACTATAGGATTCTTAGGAAGGTGTTCCATATTGACCAAAAAGTGTTCTTGTTTAACTCTCGCCTCAAGCTTATTTTCGGTAAACTTCGATCTAGATGGGATGGTCCTTTTGTTATTACTAATAATTCCCATGGCGCAGTTgagattaaaaatgaagttatCAACAAGGTGAACGGTCACCAACTCAAGCTCTTTCATGAGAGCCCTCAAGTGGAGGAGGAATTTGTGGCAAACCTTTCTTTGGTCTTGCCAATATTATGTGAtgatgtgccttga